Proteins encoded within one genomic window of Vicinamibacterales bacterium:
- the obgE gene encoding GTPase ObgE, producing MFVDEVEIHVAAGHGGRGAMSFRREKFVPRGGPDGGDGGPGGDVSFAAHANLNTLLNFRFQKLFEAGRGAHGAGSNRTGRAGEPITLKVPVGTQVFEKLEDGEYALVADLTAEGETLLIAKGGLGGLGNAHFATSTNRAPRKAQPGLPGEEKALRLQLKLLADVGLVGYPNAGKSTIISRISAARPKIADYPFTTLVPNLGVVGLSGDRSFVVADVPGLIEGAHTGHGLGHRFLSHLERTRVLVHVVDVSSATGRDPVQDFEVISRELAMFPGRDAAGERLQDKPAIAAANKIDALDDPSRLDRLREHLQRAGIPLYPVSAATGEGLPLLLEAVWKTLASDERRKTSEAE from the coding sequence ATGTTTGTCGACGAAGTAGAAATCCACGTCGCGGCCGGCCATGGGGGCCGCGGCGCCATGAGCTTCCGGCGCGAGAAGTTCGTGCCGCGCGGCGGCCCCGACGGCGGGGACGGCGGCCCGGGCGGCGACGTCTCCTTCGCGGCCCACGCCAATCTCAACACGCTCCTCAACTTCCGCTTCCAGAAACTGTTCGAGGCCGGCCGCGGCGCGCACGGGGCAGGCTCGAACCGGACCGGCCGCGCCGGCGAGCCGATCACGCTCAAGGTGCCGGTCGGTACGCAGGTGTTCGAGAAGCTCGAGGACGGCGAGTATGCGCTCGTCGCCGATCTCACCGCCGAGGGTGAAACGCTCCTGATTGCGAAAGGGGGGCTCGGCGGCCTCGGCAACGCGCATTTCGCCACGTCGACCAATCGCGCGCCGCGCAAGGCGCAACCGGGTCTTCCGGGCGAGGAAAAGGCGCTGCGGCTGCAGTTGAAGCTGCTCGCCGACGTCGGACTGGTCGGCTATCCGAACGCCGGCAAGTCGACGATCATTTCGCGGATCTCGGCGGCCAGGCCCAAGATCGCCGACTATCCGTTCACCACGCTCGTGCCCAATCTCGGGGTCGTCGGCCTGTCGGGCGATCGATCGTTCGTGGTCGCCGACGTGCCAGGGCTGATCGAGGGCGCGCATACCGGCCACGGGCTGGGTCACCGCTTCCTCAGTCATCTCGAACGGACGCGCGTGCTGGTGCACGTGGTGGATGTGTCGTCGGCGACGGGGCGCGACCCGGTGCAGGACTTCGAGGTGATCTCGCGGGAGCTGGCGATGTTCCCCGGGCGCGACGCCGCCGGCGAGCGGCTCCAGGACAAGCCGGCGATCGCGGCCGCCAACAAGATCGACGCGCTCGACGATCCCTCGCGGCTCGATCGCCTGCGCGAGCATTTGCAGCGCGCCGGGATTCCGCTTTACCCTGTCTCCGCGGCGACCGGCGAAGGGCTGCCGCTGCTGCTGGAAGCGGTCTGGAAAACACTGGCGAGCGACGAGCGGCGCAAGACGTCCGAAGCAGAATGA
- the rpmA gene encoding 50S ribosomal protein L27 — translation MAHKKGQGSSRNGRDSNSQRLGVKRFDGNVVTGGSILVRQRGLRFRPGLNVGRGKDDTLFAKVDGVVKFSDHGARGRVISVTPLG, via the coding sequence ATGGCTCACAAAAAAGGACAGGGCAGCTCCCGCAACGGGCGCGACAGCAACTCGCAGCGTCTCGGCGTCAAGCGCTTCGACGGCAACGTCGTGACCGGTGGATCGATTCTCGTCCGCCAGCGCGGCCTGCGCTTCCGGCCGGGCCTGAACGTCGGACGCGGCAAGGACGACACGCTCTTCGCCAAGGTCGACGGCGTCGTCAAGTTCTCGGACCACGGCGCCCGCGGCCGGGTCATTTCCGTCACACCCCTGGGGTAG
- the rplU gene encoding 50S ribosomal protein L21 — protein sequence MFAIIQSGGRQVKVAPGSVIEVDRIDAAVGDEVSIDRVLFLEKDGGEVLAGAPFVADVKIVGVIDGESRGPKIRVFKKKRRKGSRNSKGHRSTYTRVRIKDILV from the coding sequence GTGTTCGCTATCATTCAGAGCGGCGGCCGCCAGGTGAAGGTCGCCCCGGGCTCCGTCATCGAGGTCGACCGCATCGACGCGGCCGTCGGTGACGAGGTCAGCATCGACCGCGTGCTCTTTCTCGAGAAGGACGGCGGCGAGGTGCTCGCCGGCGCCCCGTTCGTGGCCGACGTGAAGATCGTCGGCGTCATCGACGGCGAATCGCGCGGCCCCAAGATCCGGGTGTTCAAGAAGAAGCGCCGCAAGGGTTCGCGGAACAGCAAGGGACACCGCAGCACCTATACGCGCGTGCGCATCAAGGACATCCTGGTCTAG
- a CDS encoding tetratricopeptide repeat protein, with the protein MRRLIFLSVAACIALAASATAARADNRSKSKEQVEFGIQVAQNGLWNEALYRWQKAVELDPSYSAAWNNLAIAYEHEGKFEQAKKAYEKALELDPKNLLIRQNYDLFKEINDRTKRRSGK; encoded by the coding sequence ATGCGTCGACTGATCTTCCTCTCAGTCGCTGCCTGCATTGCCCTGGCGGCCAGCGCTACGGCCGCACGCGCCGACAACCGATCGAAGTCGAAGGAACAGGTCGAGTTCGGCATTCAGGTCGCGCAGAACGGGCTCTGGAACGAAGCGCTCTATCGCTGGCAGAAGGCCGTCGAACTCGATCCGAGCTACTCCGCGGCGTGGAACAATCTCGCGATCGCCTACGAGCACGAAGGCAAGTTCGAGCAGGCGAAAAAGGCATACGAGAAGGCCCTGGAGCTGGATCCGAAGAACCTGCTGATCCGGCAGAACTACGATCTCTTCAAAGAAATCAATGACCGCACGAAGCGCCGCAGCGGCAAGTAG
- the dprA gene encoding DNA-processing protein DprA, with amino-acid sequence MDLQNAVAVTTIPGVSRLRAAAIFRSLAAEAGGTPSLEDVIAACGRAAGAALLAREARLEAATLLERASHEHIAALPIDDDRYPVLLRTIVDPPIVLWLRGAEAALARPAVAIVGSRAASPYALEVAGRLGAELAGRGVAVVSGLARGVDGAAHRGALRAGGATVAVLGSGPDVIYPAEHRGLAASICQDGALLSELGPGAPPLPEHFPQRNRLISGISLGVVVVEASEKSGSLITARCALDQGRDVMAVPGSILGGRNRGSHALLKDGAKVVETADDILDELGWRPCQALPEISNKSFEDNDLLSKLTPGETYGLEDLSATVGISGPALLPRLTEWEMQGRLVKLGSLWQRRS; translated from the coding sequence GTGGACCTTCAGAACGCGGTGGCGGTCACCACCATCCCCGGCGTGTCGCGGCTTCGCGCCGCCGCCATCTTCCGATCGCTCGCCGCCGAAGCCGGCGGCACCCCTTCACTCGAAGACGTCATCGCCGCCTGCGGCCGCGCCGCCGGCGCCGCGCTGCTCGCGCGGGAGGCGCGACTGGAAGCCGCGACGCTCCTCGAACGGGCCTCGCACGAGCATATTGCCGCGCTGCCGATCGACGATGACCGGTATCCGGTCCTGCTGCGGACAATCGTCGATCCGCCGATCGTGTTGTGGCTGCGGGGCGCCGAAGCCGCGCTGGCACGCCCAGCCGTTGCGATCGTGGGCTCACGCGCAGCGAGCCCCTACGCGCTGGAAGTGGCCGGACGGCTGGGCGCCGAGCTGGCCGGGCGCGGCGTGGCGGTCGTCTCGGGGCTCGCCCGCGGCGTCGACGGCGCGGCCCATCGCGGTGCGCTGCGGGCCGGCGGCGCGACCGTGGCGGTGCTCGGGAGCGGCCCCGACGTCATCTATCCGGCTGAGCACCGTGGGCTCGCCGCCAGCATCTGCCAAGACGGCGCCCTCCTGAGCGAGCTCGGGCCCGGGGCGCCCCCGTTGCCGGAGCACTTCCCGCAGCGCAACCGCCTGATCAGTGGGATCTCGCTGGGGGTCGTGGTCGTCGAAGCATCGGAGAAGAGCGGCTCGCTCATCACGGCGCGATGCGCGCTCGACCAGGGCCGTGACGTCATGGCCGTGCCGGGCAGCATCCTGGGGGGCCGCAATCGCGGCTCGCACGCCCTCCTCAAGGACGGCGCAAAGGTCGTGGAGACTGCGGACGATATCTTGGACGAGCTGGGCTGGCGGCCGTGTCAAGCCCTCCCTGAAATTTCGAACAAGTCATTTGAAGACAACGACTTACTTTCTAAATTGACCCCCGGCGAGACATACGGTCTCGAGGATTTGTCTGCTACGGTGGGTATTTCGGGTCCGGCATTGCTGCCCCGTCTCACGGAGTGGGAAATGCAGGGGCGGCTGGTGAAACTGGGAAGCTTATGGCAAAGGCGCTCGTAG
- the topA gene encoding type I DNA topoisomerase has translation MAKALVVVESPAKAKTINKYLGKDYKVVASMGHVRDLPKSKLGVDVDEGFEPSYEVIATRKKVLTELKADAKKAEQIFIATDPDREGEAIGWHLAEELGSSNKKKIRRLMFNEITKKGVLSALDKPTQIDKKMVDAQQARRVLDRLVGYKISPLLWEKVRRGLSAGRVQSVALKLVCDREREITSFVPEEYWNITARLAGPVPPEFDARLLKKDGVNIKVGQQAESDAILVDLRKAAWVVDSVTMKERKKSAVPPFITSKLQQASRFPVKKTMMVAQQLYEGIELPGEGAVGLITYMRTDSTRVSEQALTEVREFIAGSFGAEYVPEKPNFYKTKSDAQDAHEAVRPTSMQYHPDAVRGQLTGDQYYLYKLIWNRFVASQMPPATFDDTTVDITAAQYLFRVKGSVPKFPGWMAVYEQPAAAVGSALAAPLNEDEKTAPGPDARTAEDDEESSVLPALAKGDVLALRELKPEQKFTQPPPRYTEATLVKALEENGIGRPSTYASIISVIQAREYVNKIEGKFKPTFLGMMLVEKLLSPAFDDILDVNYTRELEEDLDKIESGASDYEKTLTEFYKKFKKDLKRAEKDMPNMKEGYEPEPPVACDKCGKPMVIKAGKFGLFLACSGYPECENTREVDAPEAGAEGDLDEACENCGKPMVVKRGRFGQFLACTGYPDCKTTRKIIATKQGMAAAKPDQILDEKCPKCGSNLVVKQGRFGEFTACTSYPTCKYVKQKTTGVLCPKDGGDIVERKSRRGKVFFGCANYPDCDFTLWNRPVAEKCPDCGAPFLVEKITKKHGRQLVCNTDSCSYVRQAEELTTA, from the coding sequence ATGGCAAAGGCGCTCGTAGTGGTCGAATCGCCGGCAAAGGCGAAGACCATCAACAAATATCTCGGCAAGGACTACAAGGTCGTCGCGTCGATGGGCCACGTCCGCGATCTGCCCAAGAGCAAGCTGGGCGTCGACGTCGACGAGGGCTTCGAACCGTCGTACGAAGTGATCGCCACCCGTAAGAAGGTGCTCACCGAGCTGAAGGCGGACGCGAAGAAGGCCGAGCAGATCTTCATCGCCACCGACCCGGACCGCGAAGGGGAAGCGATCGGCTGGCATCTCGCCGAGGAGCTCGGCAGCAGCAACAAGAAGAAGATCCGCCGCTTGATGTTCAACGAGATCACCAAGAAGGGTGTGCTCAGCGCGCTCGACAAGCCGACCCAGATCGACAAGAAGATGGTCGACGCGCAGCAGGCGCGGCGCGTCCTCGATCGGCTGGTCGGCTACAAGATCAGCCCGCTCCTCTGGGAGAAGGTCCGCCGCGGCCTCAGTGCCGGCCGCGTGCAGTCGGTGGCGCTGAAGCTGGTCTGCGACCGCGAACGCGAGATCACCTCGTTCGTGCCCGAAGAGTACTGGAACATCACGGCGCGCCTGGCCGGTCCGGTGCCGCCGGAGTTCGACGCCAGGCTCCTCAAGAAGGACGGCGTCAACATCAAGGTCGGCCAGCAGGCCGAGTCCGACGCCATCCTCGTCGATCTCCGCAAGGCGGCCTGGGTCGTCGACAGCGTCACGATGAAGGAGCGGAAGAAGTCGGCGGTGCCGCCGTTCATCACGAGCAAGCTGCAGCAGGCCTCGCGCTTCCCGGTCAAGAAGACGATGATGGTCGCGCAGCAGCTCTACGAAGGTATCGAGCTGCCGGGCGAAGGGGCGGTCGGCCTCATCACCTACATGCGCACCGACTCGACGCGGGTCTCCGAGCAGGCGCTGACCGAGGTCCGCGAATTCATCGCCGGTTCGTTCGGCGCGGAGTACGTGCCCGAGAAACCGAACTTCTACAAGACGAAGTCGGACGCGCAGGACGCACACGAAGCGGTCCGCCCGACCTCGATGCAGTACCACCCCGACGCGGTGCGTGGCCAGCTCACCGGCGACCAGTACTACCTCTACAAGTTGATCTGGAACCGCTTCGTCGCCTCGCAGATGCCGCCGGCGACTTTCGACGACACGACGGTCGACATCACGGCGGCGCAGTATCTCTTCCGCGTCAAGGGATCCGTGCCGAAGTTCCCCGGGTGGATGGCGGTCTACGAACAGCCGGCGGCGGCCGTCGGGAGCGCGCTCGCGGCCCCGCTGAACGAAGACGAGAAGACGGCGCCCGGTCCCGACGCCCGCACCGCGGAAGACGACGAAGAGTCGAGCGTGCTGCCGGCGCTCGCCAAAGGAGACGTGCTGGCGCTGCGCGAGCTGAAACCGGAGCAGAAGTTCACGCAGCCGCCGCCCCGCTACACCGAGGCGACGCTGGTCAAGGCGCTCGAAGAGAACGGCATCGGCCGCCCTTCGACCTACGCGTCGATCATCAGCGTCATCCAGGCGCGCGAGTACGTGAACAAGATAGAGGGCAAGTTCAAGCCGACGTTCCTCGGCATGATGCTCGTCGAGAAGCTGCTGTCGCCGGCGTTCGACGACATCCTCGACGTGAACTACACGCGCGAGCTCGAGGAGGATCTCGACAAGATCGAGTCCGGCGCCTCGGACTACGAGAAGACGCTGACGGAGTTCTACAAGAAGTTCAAGAAGGATCTGAAGCGCGCCGAGAAGGACATGCCCAACATGAAGGAAGGGTATGAGCCCGAGCCGCCGGTCGCCTGCGACAAGTGCGGCAAGCCGATGGTCATCAAGGCCGGCAAGTTCGGGTTGTTTCTCGCCTGCAGCGGCTATCCCGAGTGCGAGAACACGCGCGAGGTCGACGCACCGGAGGCGGGCGCCGAAGGGGATCTCGACGAGGCCTGCGAGAACTGCGGCAAGCCGATGGTCGTCAAGCGCGGCCGCTTCGGCCAGTTCCTGGCCTGCACCGGCTATCCGGACTGCAAGACCACGCGAAAAATCATCGCGACCAAGCAGGGTATGGCGGCGGCCAAGCCCGATCAGATCCTCGACGAAAAGTGCCCGAAGTGCGGTTCGAACCTGGTCGTCAAGCAGGGACGGTTCGGCGAGTTCACCGCGTGCACGAGCTATCCGACCTGCAAGTACGTCAAGCAGAAGACGACCGGCGTACTCTGTCCCAAGGACGGCGGCGACATCGTCGAGCGCAAGTCGCGCCGCGGCAAGGTCTTCTTCGGCTGCGCCAACTATCCCGACTGCGATTTCACGCTGTGGAACCGGCCGGTGGCGGAGAAGTGCCCCGACTGCGGCGCGCCGTTCCTGGTCGAGAAGATCACCAAGAAGCACGGCCGCCAACTGGTGTGCAACACCGACAGCTGCAGTTACGTGCGTCAGGCCGAAGAGCTGACGACGGCTTGA
- the trmFO gene encoding methylenetetrahydrofolate--tRNA-(uracil(54)-C(5))-methyltransferase (FADH(2)-oxidizing) TrmFO has translation MSPVTIVGGGLAGSEAAWQAAARGVPVTLCEMRPIKPTAVHKTDGLAELVCSNSFRGDKLDNAVGLLKEEMRRLGSLVMRCADEARVPAGAALAVDRDLFSSRVTEAIASHPLIRIRRGEVKSIPSPADGPVILATGPLTSDALSAEIATLVGEAHLYFYDAISPIVSGESLDVSKVYRASRWGRSLGPRPGSDRGQTGVKPGSNRGQTTFDASFACGVDDGEGDYLNCPLNREEYGAFYDALLSAEKAALREFDKPQFFEGCLPIEVMAARGVDTLRFGPMKPVGLPDPRTGREPYAVVQLRQDNVAGDHFSLVGFQTQMKWGEQARVLKMIPGLEQAEFVRFGMIHRNTYVNAPTVLRETWQTRMRDDLFFAGQMSGVEGYVESAASGLIAGRNAAALVLGEAPVSPPRTTALGALAYYASHADPKHYVPSNIAFGLLPPLEQRVKHKRDRNIAISERALNDLARWEAGLTRCTADAP, from the coding sequence ATGTCTCCTGTCACCATCGTCGGCGGCGGCCTTGCGGGCTCCGAAGCCGCGTGGCAGGCGGCGGCTCGCGGTGTCCCGGTGACGCTCTGCGAGATGCGGCCGATCAAGCCCACGGCGGTTCACAAGACCGACGGCCTCGCTGAGCTCGTCTGCTCGAATTCGTTCCGCGGCGACAAACTCGACAACGCGGTCGGCCTGCTGAAGGAAGAGATGCGCCGTCTCGGCTCGCTGGTCATGCGGTGCGCCGACGAGGCGCGCGTGCCGGCCGGCGCGGCGCTCGCGGTGGATCGCGATCTCTTCTCGTCGCGCGTGACCGAGGCGATCGCGTCACACCCGCTGATCCGCATCCGCCGGGGAGAGGTCAAGTCGATTCCCTCGCCGGCCGATGGCCCGGTGATCCTCGCCACCGGTCCGCTGACCTCCGACGCGTTGTCGGCAGAAATCGCCACGCTGGTTGGCGAGGCGCATCTCTATTTCTACGACGCGATCAGCCCCATCGTCTCCGGCGAATCGCTGGATGTGTCGAAGGTCTATCGCGCCTCCCGCTGGGGACGCAGCCTCGGCCCACGGCCGGGGTCAGACCGGGGTCAAACCGGGGTCAAACCGGGGTCAAACCGGGGTCAGACCACCTTCGATGCTTCCTTCGCCTGCGGGGTAGACGATGGGGAGGGGGATTACCTGAACTGTCCCCTCAATCGGGAGGAATACGGCGCCTTCTACGACGCGCTCCTGTCGGCGGAAAAGGCAGCCCTGCGCGAATTCGACAAGCCGCAGTTCTTCGAGGGATGCCTGCCGATCGAGGTAATGGCGGCCCGCGGCGTCGACACGCTCCGCTTCGGGCCCATGAAGCCGGTCGGCCTCCCCGACCCCCGCACTGGCCGCGAGCCGTACGCGGTCGTCCAACTCCGCCAGGACAACGTCGCGGGCGATCATTTCAGCCTGGTCGGATTCCAGACGCAAATGAAGTGGGGGGAGCAGGCGCGCGTGCTCAAGATGATCCCCGGTCTCGAGCAGGCCGAGTTCGTGCGCTTCGGGATGATCCACCGCAACACCTATGTCAACGCGCCGACGGTGCTGCGCGAGACCTGGCAGACCCGGATGCGCGACGACCTGTTCTTCGCGGGTCAGATGTCGGGGGTGGAAGGGTACGTCGAGTCGGCCGCGTCCGGCCTCATCGCCGGCAGGAACGCCGCCGCGCTCGTGCTCGGCGAAGCGCCGGTGTCGCCGCCGCGGACCACCGCGCTCGGCGCGCTGGCCTATTACGCGTCGCACGCCGATCCGAAACACTACGTGCCCTCGAATATCGCCTTCGGCCTGCTGCCGCCGCTCGAACAGCGGGTCAAGCACAAGCGGGATCGCAATATCGCGATTTCCGAGCGCGCGCTGAACGATCTGGCGCGCTGGGAGGCCGGGCTGACGCGCTGCACGGCGGACGCGCCGTAG
- a CDS encoding tyrosine recombinase XerC — MREHLKAFLDHLRLNENASAHTVRAYDSDLTQFLTFLAAHLKRRVSELEPTNLDHLNARAFLADLTRKGQAKSSAARKLSAIRAFGRYLRRQGIIDSDPAALVGAPKREVRIPNHLAVEEMAKLLDAPDGTAPLGRRDKAILELFYASGLRLSELVGLDLEDLNLTARVVRVLGKGRKERIVPFNQTAADVLRTWLRDRAALVPHAAAPSRSRESVPLRRRAREPLFLNYQGGRLSTRSVDKIVRRYARESSTRTGISPHALRHSFATHLLEAGADLRAIQELLGHARLSTTQRYTHVNAAQLIESYRKAHPKA, encoded by the coding sequence ATGCGAGAGCACCTCAAGGCCTTTCTCGATCACCTTCGTCTGAACGAGAACGCGTCGGCGCACACGGTCCGCGCCTACGACAGCGATCTGACGCAGTTCCTGACGTTCCTCGCGGCGCACCTGAAGCGGCGCGTTTCCGAGCTGGAGCCGACCAATCTCGATCACCTGAACGCGCGCGCCTTCCTCGCGGATCTCACCCGCAAGGGCCAGGCGAAGTCTTCGGCGGCGCGCAAGCTGTCGGCGATCCGCGCGTTCGGCCGCTATCTCCGGCGCCAGGGGATCATCGACTCGGATCCGGCGGCGCTCGTCGGCGCGCCGAAGCGGGAGGTTCGCATCCCCAATCATCTCGCCGTCGAGGAAATGGCGAAGCTGCTCGACGCGCCGGACGGAACCGCGCCGCTCGGCCGACGCGACAAGGCGATCCTCGAACTGTTCTATGCGTCGGGACTGCGGTTGAGCGAGCTGGTCGGACTCGACCTCGAAGACCTGAACCTGACGGCGCGGGTCGTCCGCGTGCTCGGCAAGGGGCGGAAAGAGCGCATCGTTCCCTTCAACCAGACGGCCGCGGACGTGCTGCGGACGTGGCTGCGCGACAGAGCGGCGCTCGTGCCCCACGCCGCTGCGCCGTCGCGAAGCCGCGAGTCGGTGCCGTTGCGCCGCCGCGCGCGCGAGCCGCTGTTCCTCAACTACCAGGGCGGGCGGCTGTCGACGCGCAGCGTGGACAAGATCGTCCGTCGTTATGCGCGCGAGTCGAGCACGCGAACGGGCATCAGCCCGCATGCGCTCCGTCATTCCTTCGCGACGCACCTGCTCGAGGCGGGCGCCGATCTGCGCGCGATCCAGGAGCTCCTGGGTCACGCGCGCCTCAGTACGACGCAGCGCTACACCCACGTGAACGCGGCGCAGTTGATCGAGAGCTATCGAAAGGCGCACCCCAAAGCCTGA